The Lactuca sativa cultivar Salinas chromosome 2, Lsat_Salinas_v11, whole genome shotgun sequence genome includes a window with the following:
- the LOC111909653 gene encoding uncharacterized protein LOC111909653: MTKIPPRIAQIRLVSSHPQVYAPCDDSYALVDALLADRKKLINHRPTICMEIGCGSGYIITSLALILKSESNSHSPHFFATDVNPHATNVTRETLEAHGVHAEILTTNITSGLEKRLAGMVDVMVVNPPYVPTPEEEVGGGELSAAWAGGENGRSVIDRILPVADNLLSDKGWLYMLFLAANDPLQICLEMRDKGYGAKIVVQRSTEEETLHVIKFWREFDGQLEGNEAGSTPKSAPQRGWDFIFSQISRLSFRETK; encoded by the coding sequence ATGACAAAAATCCCCCCACGAATCGCTCAAATCCGTCTCGTGAGCTCACACCCGCAAGTCTACGCGCCATGCGATGACTCATACGCGTTGGTAGACGCGCTACTAGCCGACCGCAAAAAATTAATAAACCACCGCCCAACAATTTGCATGGAAATCGGTTGCGGTAGTGGCTACATCATCACAAGCCTTGCCCTTATACTTAAATCCGAATCAAACTCCCACTCCCCTCATTTTTTCGCAACCGACGTCAATCCTCACGCCACAAACGTGACACGCGAAACCCTCGAAGCACACGGGGTCCACGCAGAGATCCTGACAACCAACATCACCTCCGGGCTTGAGAAACGCCTGGCGGGGATGGTGGATGTCATGGTGGTTAACCCGCCATACGTGCCGACGCCCGAGGAGGAGGTGGGAGGCGGCGAGTTGTCGGCAGCGTGGGCGGGCGGTGAAAATGGGAGAAGTGTGATTGATAGGATTTTGCCGGTGGCGGATAATTTGTTGTCGGATAAAGGGTGGTTGTATATGTTGTTTCTTGCGGCGAATGATCCGTTGCAAATTTGTCTTGAAATGAGGGATAAAGGTTATGGTGCAAAGATTGTGGTTCAAAGGTCAACGGAGGAAGAGACTCTTCATGTGATTAAGTTTTGGCGGGAGTTTGATGGTCAGTTGGAGGGAAATGAAGCGGGGTCCACGCCGAAATCGGCTCCGCAAAGGGGGTGGGATTTTATATTTTCGCAGATTTCGCGATTATCGTTTCGGGAGACAAAGTAG